The genomic segment AGCGGGATCTCGGCGTCGATCGCCTCGCAGATCGCGTCCGCGGCGCCCGGCGGCGGCACGTAGATCACCGACGCATCCGCCCCGGTCTTGTCGCGCGCCTCACGGACGGTGTCGAACACCGGCAGGCCGAGGTGGGTCGAGCCGCCTTTGCCCGGCGAGGTGCCGCCGACCATCTTGGTGCCGTAGGCGATCGCTGCCTCGGAATGGAAGGTACCGTTCTTGCCGGTGAAGCCCTGGCAGATAACGCGGGTGTTGCTGTCGATCAGAATGGACATGGTCGGTGATGCTTTCGCGGTCGAACGGAATGGTCGGAGGCAGCGGAGAGGCCGAGAAGCGGCCTCAGGCTCCCTTCACGGCGGCGACGATCTTCTGCGCGGCGTCGTCGAGATTGTCGGCGGGCAGCACGTTGAGGCCGGAATGCTTGATGATCTTCTTGCCAGCTTCGACATTGGTGCCTTCGAGGCGGACCACCAGCGGCACGTCGAGACCGACTTCCTTGACCGCTGCGACCACGCCTTCGGCGATCACGTCGCACTTCATGATGCCGCCGAAGATGTTGATCAGGATGCCCTTCACGTTCGGATCGGCAGTGATGATCTTGAACGCCGCGGTCACCTTCTCCTTGCTGGCGCCGCCGCCGACGTCGAGGAAGTTGGCCGGGCTCATGCCGTACAGCTTGATGATGTCCATCGTCGCCATCGCGAGGCCGGCGCCGTTGACCATGCAACCGATGGTGCCGTCGAGGGTGACGTAGTTGAGGTCGTATTTAGACGCTTCGATTTCCTTGGCGTCTTCCTCGGTCTCGTCACGCAGCGCCTGGATGTCGGTGTGGCGGTACAGCGCGTTGCCGTCGAACGAGATCTTGGCGTCGAGGCACTTCAGATCGCCCTGCTTGGTCAGCACCAGCGGGTTGATCTCGAGCATATCCATGTCTTTGGCGACGAAGGCGGTGTAAAGCTTCGCCACAATCGCCTCGGCCTGCTTGGCCTGCTCGCCCTTGAGGTTCAGCGCCTTGGCAACGGTGCGGCCGTGATGGCCCATGATGCCGGTCGCCGGATCGACGGTGAACGACACGATCTTCTCGGGCGTCTCGTGGGCAACGTCTTCGATCGACATGCCGCCTTCGGTCGAGACCACGAAGGAAATCCGCGAGGTGGCGCGATCGACCAGCAACGACAGGTAGAACTCCTTGTCGATGTCGGAGCCTTCCTCGATGTAGAGGCGGTTGACCTGCTTGCCGTCGGCGCCGGTCTGCACCGTCACCAGCGTGGCGCCGAGCATCTGCTTGGCGAATTCCTTGACCTCGTCGATCGACTTGGCGAGGCGGACGCCGCCCTTGTCGCCGGCGGAGGCTTCCTTGAACTTGCCCTTGCCGCGGCCGCCGGCGTGGATCTGGCTCTTCACCACCCAGACCGGGCCGCCGAGCTGCTTGGCGGCAGCTTCCGCTTCGGACGCCTTGAAGATCGGGAAGCCGTGCCCCACCGGCACACCGAACTCGCGCAGCACCGCCTTGGCCTGGTATTCGTGAATATTCATGGAATTGCCCCTCGCCAGATCGCATCCAGCCGGTTGAACCGCGATGCTGCGCCGGTCCTTAAGGAGCCGGCGCAGCCAGTTTGGTTAGACGTTCCTCAGCGACCGAGCAGATCGGGCGCAATCTTCTTGCAGGCCTCGACCAGACCCTGAACGGCAGCGACCGACTTGTCGAACGCTTCCTTGTCCTTGCCGGCCAGCTCGATCTCGACGATGCGCTCGACGCCCTTGTCGCCGATCACCACCGGAACGCCGACATACATGTCCTTGACGCCGTATTCGCCGTTGAGGTGGGCCGCGACCGGCACCACCCGCTTCTTGTCCTTCAGATAGCTCTCGGCCATCGCGATCGCCGACGACGCCGGGGCGTAGAACGCCGAGCCGGTCTTCAGCAGGTTGACGATCTCGGCGCCGCCGTTGCGGGTGCGGTCGACGATCTCGTCGAGGCGCGCCTGCGAGGTCCAGCCCATCTTGACCAGGTCGGGCAGCGGAATTCCGGCGACGGTCGAGTACTTCACCAGCGGCACCATGGTATCACCGTGGCCGCCGAGCACGAAGGCGGTGACGTCTTCGACCGACACGTTGAACTCGTCGGCCAGGAAGTAACGGAACCGCGCCGAGTCGAGCACGCCGGCCATGCCGACGACCTTCTTGGCCGGCAGGCCCGAGGCCTTCTGCAGCGCCCAGACCATCGCGTCGAGCGGGTTGGTGATGCAGATCACGAACGCGTCGGGCGCGTACTTCTTGATGCCGGCGCCGACCTGCTCCATCACCTTGAGGTTGATGCTGAGCAGATCGTCACGGCTCATGCCCGGCTTGCGCGGCACGCCGGCGGTGACGATCACCACGCGGGCGCCTTCGATCGCCTCGTAGGAGTTGGCACCGGTCAGCTTGGAGTCGAAACCGTCGACCGGCGAGGACTCCGCGATGTCGAGCGCCTTGCCCTGCGGCACGCCCTCGGCAATGTCGAACAGCACCACGTCGCCGAGCTCTTTCAACCCGACCAAATGTGCCAGCGTACCGCCGATCTGGCCGGAGCCAATCAAAGCAATTTTATCGCGCGCCATGGGAAAGCAGTCCTTTGAGCCCGTGGGTGGGGAGGGGTGGGAAATCCGCTTGGGTGGTTATCGCTTTCGCCCCATGCGTTCAAGTCGGCGAGCGCCCATTTGTTGGACCGGCCGCCCTGCAAACTGCGGGAGGCTCGGAACACACCTAGGTTTCGACCAATCCGGTGGTCTCACCGGTGGCGGTGGAGTCGCGCCGGCCGTGCGGCAGCGCCAGATACGATTCCGACCCCATTTCTGTGAGACGGGAGACGGTGCGATTGAATTCCAGCGCCTCGAAGCCTTCCGTGGCGCGGTAGAGCCGTGCCGGCTCAGCGGCGGCTGAGGCCATCAGCTTCACCGAGTTGTCATACAGCGTATCGATCAGCGCGATGAACCGCTTGGCGGCGTTACGATCGGCGTAGTCCATCACCGGCACATGATCGATCATCAGCGTGTGATATTCATGTGCGAGCCGCAGGTAATCGCTGGCACCCAGCGGCTTCTGGCACAAATCGGCGAACGAAAACCGCGCGACGTGATGGTCGGCCTGCGGTACGTGCAGGATGCGGCCCTTGATCGAAATATCGCGAGGCTCACCCTTCGTCGTACCGGTGATCCGGTGCCACGCCCGGTCGATCGTCGCGGTCGCCTCGGCATCGTCGGGCGCCAGCCAGACCTTCATGCCGGCGAATTTCTCCAGGCGGTAATCGGTTCGCGCGTCGAGGCGGATCACCCGCATGTGCCGTTTCACCTGACCGATGAACGGCATGAACAGCGAACGGTTGAGGCCGCCCTTGTAGAGGTCATCGGGCGCGACGTTGGACGTCGCCACCACCACGGTGCCGAGCTCGAACAGTTTGGTGAACAGCCGGCCGAGGATCATCGCATCGGCGATGTCGGTGACGTGAAATTCGTCGAAGCACAGCAGCCAGGCTTCGTCGAGGATCGACGCCGCCGTCAGCTCCATCACGTCGGCATCCGGAATATCGCCGCGCTTGATCGCCTGGCGGAAGCCGTTGATGCGATCATGGGTCTCGGCCATGAATTCGTGGAAGTGTGACCGCCGCTTCAACGCGATCGGGCTCGCGTCGAAGAACAGATCCATCAGCATGGTCTTGCCGCGGCCGACCTCGCCATGGATGTAGAGCCCTTGCGGGGGCGCCTGGCCGGCATCGCCGCCGCCGAACAGACGGCCGAAAAAGCCTTGCTTCTTCGGTGGCTTATAGCCATCGAGCGTCTCGTTGAGGAGCGTGAAGGCCTGCACCGCGCGAGCCTGCGCCGGATCGGCTTCGATGCTGCCGGAGGCGATCAGGGATTGATATTGCTGGCGGAGCGAGTGCGGCGAGGACATGCGGCCTTTTACCGCCTGATCGGGCGGCAAAATGCAAGCCGGGAATCGGTCGGAGAGCTATGCGCGATAACGAGGTGCCTCGTCAGGCGGTCAGCTCGTAAGGCGCTTCGACGATATAGGGGCCGCCGCCGGTCGAGGCGCGGGCCGAATACAGCACGAACCGCTCGGCCTTGAACACCTTGGACGGGAAGTAGCCGCGGATCGACAGATAGTCGGCGACATCGCGGCTGGAGACGTCGCCGCGGAGCCGCGCCAGGGTGACGTGCGGGGTGAATTTCCGTCCCTCGGGATCGAGCCCGACCCGCTGCATCAGCCGCTCAAGCTCGGCCTGCAGCTCGATCAGCGGCTTCGACGGCACCACCGAGGCAACCACCGCGCGGGGCTTCTTGCCGCCGAAGCTCGACAGGCCCTGCAGGGTGACTTCGAACGGCTTGCGATTGACCCGAAACAGGGTCGAGGCGATCTCATTGGCGGTGACGCCGTCGATGTCGCCAATGAACCGCAAGGTGAGATGATAATCGTCCGGGTCGACCCAGCGCGCTCCCGGTAATCCGCCACGTAAACTCGACAGGGTCTGGCTGATCTCGGCCGGAATCTCCAGTCCCGTAAACAAACGCGGCATCGGCACACCCTCGAACCTGAGGCCCGATTGCGGCTGCCTATCCCGATTGGGGACCGTCCCACATCGGGTACGGCAGTCCGCAAAACGTCCGGCGAATCAACGATACGATTGTGTAGCGCGTTTGTGTAACAGCGCTACAGTGGAGCCCGCGCAGAGCTGAAAAAGCTGAGGGCAATCCTACCCTTAAGCCCGGATTGCCGTTTTCTCAGCGGCTCTGCACCAGGAGCGGGCGAAGCAGCGCCTCAACCTTGGGCAAAATCCGCTCGACGATGATGTCGACGCCCGCCGCGGTCGGATGGATGCCGTCGGCCTGATTGAGATTGGACACCGCCGCGACGCCGTCGAGGAAGAACGGATACAGCGGCACGTCGTACTGCTTGGCGAGGTCCGGATAGATTGCATCGAACTGCGCGGCGTAGTCCTTGCCGTAATTCGGCGGCGCCAGCATGCCGGCGAGCAGCACCGGCAGATTGCGTGCCTTCAACCGCTTCAGGATCTCGTCTAGCGCCTTGCGCGGGA from the Rhodopseudomonas palustris genome contains:
- the sucC gene encoding ADP-forming succinate--CoA ligase subunit beta; its protein translation is MNIHEYQAKAVLREFGVPVGHGFPIFKASEAEAAAKQLGGPVWVVKSQIHAGGRGKGKFKEASAGDKGGVRLAKSIDEVKEFAKQMLGATLVTVQTGADGKQVNRLYIEEGSDIDKEFYLSLLVDRATSRISFVVSTEGGMSIEDVAHETPEKIVSFTVDPATGIMGHHGRTVAKALNLKGEQAKQAEAIVAKLYTAFVAKDMDMLEINPLVLTKQGDLKCLDAKISFDGNALYRHTDIQALRDETEEDAKEIEASKYDLNYVTLDGTIGCMVNGAGLAMATMDIIKLYGMSPANFLDVGGGASKEKVTAAFKIITADPNVKGILINIFGGIMKCDVIAEGVVAAVKEVGLDVPLVVRLEGTNVEAGKKIIKHSGLNVLPADNLDDAAQKIVAAVKGA
- the mdh gene encoding malate dehydrogenase translates to MARDKIALIGSGQIGGTLAHLVGLKELGDVVLFDIAEGVPQGKALDIAESSPVDGFDSKLTGANSYEAIEGARVVIVTAGVPRKPGMSRDDLLSINLKVMEQVGAGIKKYAPDAFVICITNPLDAMVWALQKASGLPAKKVVGMAGVLDSARFRYFLADEFNVSVEDVTAFVLGGHGDTMVPLVKYSTVAGIPLPDLVKMGWTSQARLDEIVDRTRNGGAEIVNLLKTGSAFYAPASSAIAMAESYLKDKKRVVPVAAHLNGEYGVKDMYVGVPVVIGDKGVERIVEIELAGKDKEAFDKSVAAVQGLVEACKKIAPDLLGR
- the zapE gene encoding cell division protein ZapE, with product MSSPHSLRQQYQSLIASGSIEADPAQARAVQAFTLLNETLDGYKPPKKQGFFGRLFGGGDAGQAPPQGLYIHGEVGRGKTMLMDLFFDASPIALKRRSHFHEFMAETHDRINGFRQAIKRGDIPDADVMELTAASILDEAWLLCFDEFHVTDIADAMILGRLFTKLFELGTVVVATSNVAPDDLYKGGLNRSLFMPFIGQVKRHMRVIRLDARTDYRLEKFAGMKVWLAPDDAEATATIDRAWHRITGTTKGEPRDISIKGRILHVPQADHHVARFSFADLCQKPLGASDYLRLAHEYHTLMIDHVPVMDYADRNAAKRFIALIDTLYDNSVKLMASAAAEPARLYRATEGFEALEFNRTVSRLTEMGSESYLALPHGRRDSTATGETTGLVET
- the thpR gene encoding RNA 2',3'-cyclic phosphodiesterase, which gives rise to MPRLFTGLEIPAEISQTLSSLRGGLPGARWVDPDDYHLTLRFIGDIDGVTANEIASTLFRVNRKPFEVTLQGLSSFGGKKPRAVVASVVPSKPLIELQAELERLMQRVGLDPEGRKFTPHVTLARLRGDVSSRDVADYLSIRGYFPSKVFKAERFVLYSARASTGGGPYIVEAPYELTA